From Sceloporus undulatus isolate JIND9_A2432 ecotype Alabama chromosome 6, SceUnd_v1.1, whole genome shotgun sequence, one genomic window encodes:
- the LOC121932924 gene encoding transmembrane protein 272-like: MMMMADQGCSPHQPFPRWIPSLHPAAMSEEHQPEMVTTPLLVDIEDMPSHPVLQVLCKVLWMVLPITGLVLGAVYLDQCPRQPLLPIYLIILGTLTVLQILLGSLPCGAGTVWQRILIFPLQITCFLFFFAWFLAGSVWVYSIYPPDYEAVGSQSFCQRTLFLFAFGVTTALHVVLGMAFLFSLCILATFFILGVSLPNSWSGD, encoded by the exons atgatgatgatggccgACCAGGGCTGCTCCCCACACCAGCCTTTCCCCCGCTGGATTCCCTCTCTCCACCCAGCGGCTATGTCCGAAGAACACCAGCCGGAGATGGTCACCACACCCCTCTTGGTGGACATAGAGGACATGCCCAGCCACCCTGTCTTGCAGG tGCTGTGCAAGGTCCTCTGGATGGTGCTGCCCATCACTGGCCTCGTCCTGG GAGCAGTCTACTTGGACCAATGCCCACGGCAGCCACTCCTTCCCATCTACCTGATCATCCTGGGCACTCTGACTGTCCTCCAAATCCTCCTTGGCTCCCTCCCCTGTGGGGCCGGCACTGTGTGGCAAAGGATCTTGATCTTCCCTCTGCAGATTacctgcttcctcttcttcttcgccTGGTTCCTTGCGG GCAGCGTGTGGGTCTACTCAATCTATCCTCCAGACTACGAAGCAGTGGGAAGCCAGAGCTTCTGCCAGCGCACcctcttcctctttgcctttGGCGTCACCACCGCCCTCCATGTTGTCCTGGgaatggccttcctcttttccctctgcaTCCTGGCCACTTTCTTCATCCTTGGTGTCTCCCTACCCAACAGCTGGAGTGGAGACTGA